Proteins from one Phytoactinopolyspora mesophila genomic window:
- a CDS encoding zinc-dependent alcohol dehydrogenase family protein, with translation MIYEGFQERPEIRDVPRPQCPPDGAVVRVEATGLCRSDWHGWMGHDPDITLPHVPGHEFAGTIAEVGAEVTGWTAGDRVTTPFVNACGRCPRCRAGDQQVCDQQTQPGFTHWGSFAELTVVRHADVNLVRLPAAISAAAAASLGCRFATAYRAVVDHGGIGPKDPQPATPVSNHGGEHDPDTWIAVHGCGGVGLSAVMIAAAHGANVVAVDISSRALEAARTFGATAVVNGSKDDVPAAVRELTGGGAHVSLDALGHTTTFQNSLHSLRPRGRHVQVGLLVADAATQAVAMGPVVAQELELVGSHGMPAHHYPRMLDEIVSGLLRPELLLGREMTLDEGVDALIAMSGSSPTGVTILRP, from the coding sequence ATGATCTACGAGGGGTTCCAGGAGCGGCCTGAGATCCGCGACGTTCCGCGGCCGCAGTGTCCGCCCGACGGCGCCGTCGTCCGGGTCGAGGCCACCGGGCTGTGCCGCAGCGACTGGCACGGCTGGATGGGGCACGACCCCGACATCACGCTCCCCCACGTACCCGGTCACGAGTTCGCGGGCACCATCGCCGAGGTCGGCGCCGAGGTCACCGGCTGGACCGCCGGAGACCGGGTAACCACCCCGTTCGTGAACGCGTGCGGTCGGTGCCCGCGCTGTCGCGCCGGCGATCAACAAGTGTGTGACCAGCAGACCCAGCCCGGATTCACCCACTGGGGATCGTTCGCTGAGCTGACGGTCGTCCGGCATGCCGACGTCAACCTGGTGCGGCTGCCGGCCGCGATCAGTGCCGCCGCGGCCGCGAGCCTCGGCTGCCGGTTCGCCACCGCCTATCGGGCCGTCGTCGACCACGGCGGCATCGGCCCGAAAGATCCTCAACCGGCGACTCCGGTCTCGAACCACGGCGGTGAACACGATCCGGACACATGGATCGCCGTGCACGGCTGTGGCGGCGTCGGGCTGTCAGCCGTCATGATCGCCGCGGCCCACGGCGCGAACGTCGTCGCCGTGGATATCTCGAGCCGGGCGCTCGAGGCGGCCCGCACATTCGGCGCGACGGCCGTCGTCAACGGCTCGAAGGACGACGTCCCCGCAGCGGTACGGGAACTGACCGGCGGCGGCGCCCACGTCTCTCTCGACGCCCTCGGCCACACGACGACGTTCCAGAACTCACTGCACAGCCTGCGCCCCCGCGGCCGGCATGTGCAGGTTGGCCTGCTGGTCGCCGACGCCGCGACGCAGGCGGTGGCGATGGGACCGGTCGTCGCCCAAGAGCTCGAACTCGTGGGCAGCCATGGCATGCCCGCCCACCATTACCCGCGCATGCTGGACGAGATCGTTTCCGGACTGCTCCGTCCGGAGCTACTGCTCGGCCGGGAGATGACGCTGGACGAGGGTGTGGATGCGCTCATAGCGATGTCCGGATCGTCGCCCACCGGCGTGACGATCCTCCGGCCCTGA
- a CDS encoding arginase family protein, which translates to MAMRGRRLAVLDAPTSLGLRPPEDGAVPGCYKAPGVLRDAGLLTRLSAQDAGVVTPARYRPDWVPGRVRNEQAIADHSRELASRIQDLLGHSHPPLILGGDCSILVGVGLALQRTGRFGLVSLDGLDYRHPGNMADAGVAAGGESLAFMTGLGGSLAELDGRRPYLRSEDVVAVGVRPDDECSAEAASHGMHLIGAPAVAGDPAAAASDALGTVERPELDGFWIHLDADVLDPKLMPAVDSTEPGGLRWEELGTVLRRLLASPRAVGLDVTIYDPDLDPGFGYGRRLADLLVTVLSDER; encoded by the coding sequence ATGGCGATGCGCGGACGGCGACTGGCCGTGCTCGACGCTCCCACCAGCCTTGGGCTGCGCCCACCCGAGGACGGAGCCGTGCCGGGGTGCTACAAAGCGCCGGGCGTCTTGCGGGACGCCGGGCTGCTCACCCGGCTGAGTGCTCAGGATGCCGGCGTGGTGACACCGGCGCGATACCGCCCGGATTGGGTGCCGGGCCGGGTGCGCAACGAGCAAGCCATCGCGGACCATTCGCGTGAGCTCGCCAGCCGGATTCAAGACCTACTCGGACATTCGCATCCACCCCTGATTCTCGGTGGTGACTGCAGCATCCTGGTCGGAGTTGGATTGGCGTTGCAGCGGACCGGGCGCTTCGGTCTGGTATCACTCGACGGCCTGGATTACCGGCATCCTGGAAACATGGCCGACGCCGGTGTCGCCGCTGGTGGGGAGAGCCTCGCGTTCATGACCGGTCTGGGCGGCTCACTCGCGGAACTGGATGGCCGGCGACCATACCTACGCTCGGAGGACGTCGTCGCTGTGGGGGTACGGCCGGACGACGAGTGCTCGGCTGAGGCGGCATCACACGGTATGCACCTGATCGGGGCACCGGCGGTGGCGGGTGACCCGGCCGCAGCGGCCTCCGACGCGTTGGGCACTGTGGAGCGGCCCGAGCTGGATGGGTTCTGGATTCACCTCGACGCCGATGTTCTCGACCCGAAGCTCATGCCCGCTGTTGACAGCACCGAACCCGGTGGGCTCAGGTGGGAAGAACTGGGCACGGTGCTGCGGCGCCTTCTGGCATCACCCCGAGCTGTGGGCCTCGACGTCACCATTTACGACCCCGATCTCGATCCCGGCTTCGGGTATGGCCGTCGCCTCGCTGACCTTCTCGTCACCGTGCTCAGCGACGAACGTTAG
- a CDS encoding metal ABC transporter permease, producing MDFLNLDLLSYPHMQRALIAALLTGLAAPAVGTYLVHRRLALMGDGIGHVALTGVAVGLLTGWAPVWTAVAVAILGAVTIELVRAHGRASADVALAMLFYGGIAGGVLLTGLAGSTAATLNTYLFGSITTVSQEDLWVIGILAVVVIVLSIGMSPQLFAVCQDEEYARACGLPVRLYSIMIAVMAAVTVAVAMRTVGLLLVSALMVVPVATSMQLTRGFRTTFALALALGLVPSLAGVVFSYHVDVAPGASIVVIALAGFALAWPLGTFLRRHRQRRRPDDEDPRVTGTHVPSEEHPHQHDENCGHPAVEHGDHTDYLHDGHLHAAHGKHYDEH from the coding sequence ATGGACTTCCTGAACCTCGACCTACTGAGCTACCCGCATATGCAGCGGGCGCTGATCGCCGCCCTGTTGACGGGCCTGGCCGCGCCGGCCGTCGGCACCTATCTGGTGCACCGCCGGCTCGCACTCATGGGCGACGGGATCGGGCATGTGGCGCTGACCGGTGTGGCGGTCGGGTTGCTGACCGGCTGGGCGCCGGTCTGGACGGCCGTCGCCGTGGCGATTCTCGGCGCGGTGACGATCGAACTCGTCCGGGCGCATGGGCGGGCGTCCGCGGACGTCGCACTGGCCATGCTCTTTTACGGCGGTATCGCCGGCGGTGTCCTGCTGACCGGCCTGGCTGGTAGCACCGCCGCGACACTGAACACCTATCTGTTCGGCTCTATCACCACGGTCTCGCAGGAAGACCTCTGGGTGATCGGGATCTTGGCGGTGGTCGTCATCGTCTTGTCGATCGGTATGAGCCCGCAACTGTTCGCCGTGTGCCAGGACGAAGAGTATGCCCGAGCCTGCGGGCTGCCGGTCCGGTTGTACAGCATCATGATCGCGGTGATGGCGGCGGTCACCGTCGCCGTAGCCATGCGAACTGTCGGGCTGCTGCTGGTCAGCGCTCTCATGGTGGTACCCGTTGCCACCTCGATGCAGCTGACTCGTGGCTTCCGGACCACGTTCGCGCTCGCGCTGGCGCTCGGACTTGTCCCGTCACTGGCGGGCGTCGTGTTCTCATACCATGTCGACGTCGCGCCGGGAGCCAGCATCGTGGTGATCGCCCTGGCCGGGTTCGCGCTGGCGTGGCCGCTGGGGACCTTTTTACGTCGCCACCGGCAGCGGCGACGGCCCGACGACGAGGACCCGAGGGTCACCGGCACTCACGTGCCGTCCGAGGAACACCCGCATCAACATGACGAGAACTGCGGGCACCCAGCGGTGGAGCATGGCGACCACACCGACTACCTGCACGACGGCCATCTACATGCGGCGCACGGCAAGCACTACGACGAACACTGA
- a CDS encoding metal ABC transporter ATP-binding protein — translation MSELIVDVRDLTVELGERPVLHGIDFQVSRGEVVTLLGANGSGKSTLVRAIVGLIPPVTGDITIFGQPLRSFHDWPRLGYVPQRTTAAGGVPATVREVVASGRLARRKPFWPSTRSDREAVDRAIEMVGLADRADDGIHTLSGGQQQRALIARAASGDPDLLVLDEPNAGVDQRSQEAFARSLRTFVASGRTVLLVLHDMGPLEPLVSRGVVLDAGRVAYDGPVPVPVAAGRHVGHPGAHSAAVAGGSAADGTIGVPSAVPNDHPHSSDEETGPFGWTS, via the coding sequence ATGAGTGAACTCATCGTCGATGTGCGTGATCTGACCGTGGAGCTCGGTGAACGGCCCGTGCTCCACGGCATCGACTTCCAGGTGTCCCGTGGCGAGGTTGTCACTTTGCTCGGCGCCAACGGTTCCGGAAAGTCCACGCTGGTGCGCGCGATCGTCGGGCTGATCCCGCCGGTGACGGGTGACATCACCATCTTCGGACAGCCGCTTCGCTCATTTCATGACTGGCCGCGCCTCGGCTACGTCCCACAGCGAACCACCGCCGCGGGAGGGGTGCCGGCCACGGTGCGCGAGGTCGTAGCCTCCGGCCGGTTGGCGCGTCGCAAGCCGTTCTGGCCGTCCACCCGCAGCGACCGCGAGGCCGTCGACCGCGCTATCGAGATGGTCGGACTGGCCGACCGCGCCGACGACGGCATCCACACCCTGTCCGGCGGGCAACAGCAGCGCGCGCTTATTGCCCGGGCCGCTTCCGGCGACCCCGATCTGCTTGTGCTCGACGAGCCGAACGCAGGTGTCGACCAACGTAGCCAGGAAGCCTTCGCCCGATCACTGCGGACATTCGTCGCCTCTGGACGCACGGTACTACTGGTGCTGCACGATATGGGCCCGTTAGAACCTCTCGTGAGCCGGGGCGTCGTTCTTGATGCCGGCCGTGTGGCGTACGACGGGCCTGTCCCGGTGCCGGTCGCGGCCGGCCGCCACGTAGGACACCCGGGTGCGCATTCCGCTGCCGTCGCGGGGGGATCGGCTGCTGACGGCACTATCGGCGTGCCCAGTGCCGTGCCCAACGACCACCCGCACAGCTCCGACGAAGAGACAGGGCCGTTCGGATGGACTTCCTGA
- a CDS encoding metal ABC transporter substrate-binding protein, which yields MTRRSFTRGLAVLATSGLLLASCASDDGSSDDTNSSDDASSDGDGPAILAAFYPLAFVAERVAGEHGSVENLTQPGVESHDMELTGQQVGSVADADFVLYLEGFQPAVDAAIEQSSSGPVLDVAQVVELIPDDHDHGHEDDDHGHEDDDDHGHEDDDDHGHEDDDDHGHEDDDDHGHEDDDDHGHEDDAHGHEDDAHGHEDDAHDHGDLEGDPHLWLDPANMAAIAEGVADVLAEINPEHADTYHANAEALQAELEELDEDFRDGLAQCERTLIVVSHEAFGYLANRYGLEQLGVAGLDPDSEPSAARVAEVHDTVREEGITTVFYEPLTSPDVIEAIAGDLGLETDVLDPIEGLTDDTLDEDYISLMRANLEALRAANGCS from the coding sequence ATGACCAGGCGCTCCTTCACTCGTGGGCTCGCCGTTCTTGCCACTTCCGGCCTGCTGCTCGCCAGCTGCGCCTCGGACGATGGCAGTTCGGACGACACCAATTCCTCCGACGACGCATCTTCCGACGGTGACGGCCCGGCCATCCTGGCCGCGTTCTACCCCCTGGCCTTTGTTGCCGAACGGGTCGCGGGCGAACACGGTTCAGTGGAGAACCTCACCCAGCCGGGCGTGGAATCACACGACATGGAGCTGACCGGCCAGCAGGTGGGTTCGGTCGCGGATGCGGATTTCGTGCTCTATCTCGAGGGTTTCCAGCCCGCCGTTGACGCCGCCATCGAGCAAAGCAGCTCCGGGCCGGTGCTGGATGTCGCCCAAGTCGTCGAGCTCATCCCGGACGATCACGACCACGGCCACGAAGACGATGACCACGGCCACGAAGACGACGATGACCACGGCCACGAAGACGACGATGACCACGGCCACGAAGACGATGACGACCACGGCCACGAAGACGATGACGACCACGGCCACGAAGACGATGACGACCACGGCCACGAAGACGACGCCCACGGCCACGAAGACGACGCCCACGGCCACGAAGACGACGCCCACGACCACGGCGATCTAGAGGGCGATCCGCACCTGTGGCTCGACCCCGCCAACATGGCTGCCATCGCCGAAGGGGTCGCCGACGTCCTGGCTGAGATCAACCCCGAGCACGCCGACACGTATCACGCCAACGCCGAGGCTCTGCAGGCCGAGCTCGAGGAACTGGACGAAGACTTCCGCGACGGCTTAGCCCAATGCGAACGGACGCTGATCGTTGTCAGCCACGAAGCCTTCGGGTACCTCGCGAATCGCTACGGGCTGGAGCAGCTGGGTGTGGCCGGCCTCGACCCGGACTCCGAGCCCTCGGCCGCCCGGGTCGCGGAGGTCCACGACACCGTGCGTGAGGAAGGCATCACCACCGTCTTCTACGAGCCGCTCACCAGTCCCGACGTTATCGAGGCCATCGCGGGAGACCTCGGGTTGGAGACCGACGTGCTCGACCCGATCGAAGGTCTCACCGACGACACCCTGGACGAGGACTACATCAGCCTGATGCGGGCGAACCTGGAAGCGCTGCGCGCTGCCAACGGATGTTCTTAG
- a CDS encoding transcriptional repressor: MSPQEQPVKEHRRTRQRAAVDEVLDETEDFISAQDLHAILRSRGLSVGLATVYRTLQSLADDGRVDVLRTAGGEAAYRRCERDEHHHHLVCRSCGATVEIAGPAVERWTTSVAKDYGYIDVAHTLEIFGTCPRCAGQK, translated from the coding sequence GTGTCGCCACAAGAGCAACCGGTCAAAGAGCATCGCCGGACGCGGCAACGGGCGGCTGTCGACGAAGTGCTCGACGAGACAGAAGATTTCATCAGCGCGCAGGACCTGCACGCCATTTTGCGCTCGCGTGGTCTCAGTGTCGGGCTCGCCACGGTTTATCGCACATTGCAGTCGCTGGCGGACGACGGCCGGGTGGACGTCCTGCGCACGGCCGGCGGCGAGGCCGCATACCGGCGGTGTGAGCGCGATGAGCACCACCATCACCTGGTATGCCGGTCGTGTGGTGCCACGGTGGAGATCGCCGGGCCCGCGGTTGAGCGGTGGACAACTTCGGTGGCCAAAGATTACGGCTACATCGACGTCGCCCACACGCTCGAGATCTTCGGCACCTGTCCGCGCTGCGCCGGTCAGAAATGA
- a CDS encoding DUF6703 family protein, which translates to MPNNRRQQRRSPNRRPGTPGSAPRAPRPGSTRRPGPSPAPQPGWRANLERVSYPLLVRLTSAPKWLLGVVTAGILLGGLLAPAPWAPLLLSVVIVFLSWLLVLAWPRLEPTPRMIRTAVIGALVAIVIAQSAGVL; encoded by the coding sequence GTGCCGAACAACCGCCGTCAGCAACGCCGCTCCCCCAACCGGCGCCCGGGCACTCCGGGATCGGCTCCACGGGCCCCTCGCCCGGGTAGTACTCGACGTCCCGGCCCGTCGCCTGCTCCGCAGCCGGGTTGGCGGGCCAACCTCGAGCGAGTCAGTTACCCGCTGCTGGTCCGGCTGACAAGCGCACCCAAGTGGCTGCTGGGAGTAGTCACCGCCGGCATCCTGCTGGGTGGCCTGCTCGCGCCCGCACCGTGGGCCCCCTTGCTACTCAGCGTCGTGATCGTGTTTCTGTCCTGGCTGCTGGTCCTGGCCTGGCCAAGGCTCGAGCCGACGCCGAGGATGATCCGGACCGCTGTGATCGGTGCACTAGTAGCCATTGTGATCGCGCAGTCGGCAGGCGTGCTGTAG
- a CDS encoding antibiotic biosynthesis monooxygenase family protein encodes MLVVTRYRVPRQDALTFRDQARAALSALAGQPGWQAGHVGRAVDDPTLWVLSSQWRDVGSYRRALSSYDVKLRAVPLLSLAIDEPTAFEILTDSDTSARAADAEDVGLGDAAAPSVTTDLDGGAQ; translated from the coding sequence ATGCTCGTGGTCACCCGGTACCGGGTCCCCCGCCAGGACGCCCTGACCTTTCGCGACCAGGCGCGCGCGGCGTTGAGTGCACTCGCCGGACAACCTGGCTGGCAAGCAGGGCATGTCGGCCGCGCCGTCGACGACCCCACGCTTTGGGTGCTCAGTAGCCAATGGCGCGACGTCGGCTCGTATCGGCGGGCGTTGTCGTCGTACGACGTCAAGCTGCGGGCGGTGCCGCTGCTGTCCCTGGCGATCGACGAGCCGACCGCGTTCGAGATCCTGACCGACTCCGACACCAGCGCGCGGGCGGCGGATGCCGAAGACGTCGGACTGGGCGACGCGGCCGCGCCATCGGTGACCACCGACCTGGACGGGGGAGCACAGTGA
- a CDS encoding YibE/F family protein codes for MTGSHSHMHPDTPPAGPRVRKAVLSVLLPLIVVTIVGLIVLWPTDDPPRIDSGVRTDAVITDIRPCEDVQDAPPPGGHSHGGQPSGECREGVVEITSGPDKGEETVVSLWFGEGAPAFDVGDKVVLAGAFEQPLDQRYEVTDFQRGMPLLWLAILFAVAVVVLSRWRGLAALGGLVISVVVLITFLLPALLAGKEPLAVAVVGASVIMIVTLYMSHGISIRTSVALIGTLISLTLTGLLGALFTALGQFTGLVDHAAAYIGTVNAEFNIRGLLLAGLVVGALGVLDDTTVTQTATIWELSMADPNSSRTELFAAGMRIGREHVAATVNTLVLAYVGASLPLLMLFSVAGQGVIDAVTTEAVAQEVVRALVGGLGIIAAVPVTTGLAVLAVRQGQPEPAGKRRQRSGRGGARAASKTR; via the coding sequence GTGACCGGGTCGCACTCGCACATGCATCCCGACACGCCACCAGCGGGCCCGCGGGTGCGCAAAGCCGTCCTCTCGGTTCTGCTGCCGCTGATCGTGGTCACGATCGTCGGCTTGATCGTCTTGTGGCCCACCGATGATCCGCCCCGTATCGACTCCGGGGTGCGCACCGATGCCGTCATCACCGACATCCGGCCTTGCGAGGACGTCCAGGACGCGCCACCACCGGGTGGTCACAGTCACGGTGGCCAGCCTTCAGGCGAGTGCCGGGAAGGCGTCGTCGAAATCACTTCGGGCCCGGACAAGGGCGAGGAAACGGTGGTGTCGCTGTGGTTCGGCGAGGGAGCTCCCGCTTTCGACGTCGGCGACAAGGTAGTGCTGGCCGGCGCTTTCGAACAGCCTCTGGACCAGCGCTACGAGGTCACCGACTTCCAACGTGGCATGCCGTTGCTCTGGCTGGCCATCCTCTTCGCCGTGGCGGTGGTCGTGCTGTCCAGGTGGCGAGGCCTGGCGGCCCTGGGTGGGCTGGTGATCTCGGTGGTCGTCCTGATCACATTCCTGTTGCCAGCTCTTCTGGCCGGCAAGGAGCCGCTGGCCGTGGCGGTGGTGGGCGCGTCAGTGATCATGATCGTCACGTTGTATATGTCGCATGGCATCTCGATCCGGACATCGGTGGCTCTGATCGGGACTCTGATCAGCTTGACGCTGACCGGATTGCTGGGCGCGCTGTTCACCGCCCTGGGGCAATTCACCGGATTGGTCGATCACGCCGCGGCTTACATAGGTACGGTGAACGCCGAGTTCAATATCAGGGGCCTGCTGCTCGCGGGGCTCGTCGTCGGCGCACTGGGTGTCCTTGACGACACCACGGTGACCCAGACGGCCACCATCTGGGAACTGTCGATGGCCGATCCCAACTCGTCGCGCACAGAACTCTTCGCGGCTGGGATGCGCATCGGCCGCGAGCATGTCGCCGCGACGGTGAACACGCTGGTCCTCGCCTACGTCGGCGCGTCGTTGCCGCTGCTCATGCTGTTCAGCGTGGCCGGGCAGGGCGTCATCGACGCCGTCACCACCGAAGCGGTGGCCCAGGAGGTGGTCCGGGCGCTGGTCGGCGGACTGGGCATCATCGCGGCGGTGCCCGTCACCACTGGTCTCGCGGTCCTGGCCGTGCGTCAAGGGCAGCCGGAACCGGCCGGCAAACGCCGCCAGCGGTCTGGTCGTGGCGGTGCCCGCGCCGCCTCGAAGACTCGTTGA
- a CDS encoding glycine--tRNA ligase, whose translation MPVSPVDAVVSLAKRRGFVYATGDIYGGTRSAWDYGPLGVEFKENIRRQWWRAIVQQRDDVVGLDSAVILPREVWMASGHVDAFVDPLVECQSCHHRFRTDHLEDEFTERKGRAPEGGLAGVPCPDCGAKHSWTEPRMFNGLLKTFLGPVDTGEGLHFLRPETAQGIFVNVQNVMNTARKKPPFGIAQTGKSFRNEITPGNFIFRTREFEQMEMEFLVEPGTDEQWHEYWLQERWSWYVDLGISEENLRYYEHPAEKLSHYSKRTVDIEYRFRFGGAEFAELEGIANRTDFDLATHAKHSGVDLGYFDQEKGQRWVPYVIEPAAGLTRSVLAFLLDAYDVDEAPNAKGGLDRRTVLRFDPRLAPVKAAVLPLSRNAELSPMARELAKTLRARWNVEFDDAGAIGRRYRRQDEIGTPFCVTVDFDTRDDQAVTVRERDSMRQERVGLDRIEAYLAERIPVC comes from the coding sequence GTGCCCGTGTCCCCTGTCGATGCCGTGGTCTCGCTCGCCAAGCGGCGCGGATTCGTCTACGCCACCGGGGACATCTACGGCGGCACCCGGTCAGCCTGGGACTACGGACCGCTGGGGGTGGAATTCAAGGAGAACATCCGGCGCCAGTGGTGGCGAGCCATCGTGCAGCAGCGCGACGACGTGGTCGGCCTTGATTCTGCGGTGATACTGCCTCGTGAGGTCTGGATGGCGTCGGGACACGTCGATGCATTCGTGGACCCGCTTGTCGAGTGCCAGTCGTGTCACCACAGATTCCGCACGGACCACCTGGAAGACGAGTTCACCGAGCGTAAGGGCAGAGCTCCCGAGGGTGGGCTGGCAGGTGTGCCGTGCCCTGACTGCGGCGCCAAACACTCCTGGACCGAACCGAGGATGTTCAACGGGCTGCTCAAGACCTTTCTCGGGCCGGTCGACACCGGCGAGGGCCTGCATTTCCTTCGCCCGGAGACCGCGCAGGGCATCTTCGTCAACGTCCAGAACGTGATGAACACCGCGCGTAAGAAGCCGCCGTTCGGTATCGCCCAAACGGGAAAGTCGTTCCGCAACGAGATCACTCCGGGCAACTTCATCTTCCGCACCCGTGAATTCGAGCAGATGGAGATGGAGTTTCTCGTCGAGCCCGGCACCGACGAGCAATGGCACGAATACTGGTTGCAGGAGCGCTGGAGCTGGTACGTCGATCTCGGTATTTCCGAGGAGAACCTGCGCTACTACGAACACCCGGCGGAGAAGCTGTCCCACTACTCCAAGCGGACCGTCGACATCGAATACCGGTTCCGGTTCGGCGGCGCGGAGTTCGCCGAGCTGGAGGGGATCGCCAACCGCACCGATTTCGACCTGGCTACCCACGCGAAGCACTCCGGCGTCGACCTCGGCTACTTCGATCAGGAGAAGGGCCAGCGCTGGGTCCCCTACGTGATCGAGCCGGCGGCAGGCCTGACCCGCTCGGTACTGGCTTTCCTGCTCGACGCCTACGACGTGGACGAGGCCCCCAACGCCAAGGGCGGCCTTGACCGCCGTACGGTGCTGCGATTCGATCCGCGACTGGCGCCGGTCAAGGCCGCGGTGTTGCCGTTGTCGCGCAACGCGGAGCTGTCTCCGATGGCTCGTGAGCTGGCGAAGACACTGCGGGCGCGCTGGAATGTGGAGTTCGACGACGCCGGCGCGATCGGACGTCGCTACCGTCGCCAGGATGAGATCGGCACGCCCTTCTGTGTCACGGTCGATTTCGATACCCGCGACGATCAGGCTGTGACCGTGCGGGAACGTGACTCGATGCGGCAGGAACGGGTCGGGCTCGACCGGATCGAGGCTTACCTCGCGGAGCGGATCCCGGTCTGTTGA
- a CDS encoding ROK family transcriptional regulator produces MQVGTPGRGHADESAPTAASIISLLAAEHVNSRRDIARELGLAPSTVSLRVQELIDSGLVVEDGSGTSTGGRRPRMLRINRSAGHVLVADLGGRHARLARMDLLGEPREAADITLDVAAGPEAALETLAASLAQLNDGAADLGGLRGVGLALPGPVDVWHGRVDSPSRMPGWHHFPIRDWMANRFAVPCAVENDANAMALAEHRAHHQQLPHARHSILAKAGAAIGCGLIVDGRIYRGGSGAAGDITHVRVSAADHRACSCGNVGCLETIASGSALVRALREDGLDVNSTAEVVEATRNADPIATTRVRNAGRSLGETLSPVVNFVNPDAVFLGGLLSVVEPFVAAVRSQLYEGCHPLITRDLHIGQSRTGPDAGIRGVGRAILDQIFAPA; encoded by the coding sequence ATGCAGGTGGGAACGCCCGGCCGGGGGCACGCCGACGAGTCCGCTCCGACCGCGGCGAGCATCATCAGCCTGCTCGCGGCTGAGCACGTCAACTCACGTAGAGACATCGCCCGGGAGCTGGGCCTGGCGCCCTCCACCGTGTCACTTCGGGTCCAGGAACTGATCGACTCCGGCCTCGTGGTCGAGGACGGCAGCGGCACATCGACGGGTGGCCGGCGCCCGCGTATGTTGCGGATCAACCGCTCAGCAGGCCACGTTCTCGTCGCGGATCTCGGCGGGCGACATGCCCGCCTGGCCCGGATGGACCTGCTGGGCGAACCCCGGGAGGCGGCCGACATCACGCTGGACGTCGCCGCCGGCCCGGAGGCTGCCCTCGAAACGCTAGCCGCTTCCCTGGCTCAACTGAACGATGGCGCAGCTGACCTCGGCGGTCTCCGCGGCGTCGGGCTGGCGCTGCCCGGGCCGGTCGACGTATGGCACGGCCGGGTCGACTCGCCGTCCCGCATGCCCGGCTGGCACCACTTTCCCATTCGGGATTGGATGGCCAACCGTTTCGCCGTGCCCTGTGCCGTCGAGAACGACGCGAACGCGATGGCCTTGGCCGAACACCGGGCGCATCACCAACAGCTGCCACACGCCCGGCACAGCATCCTGGCCAAGGCCGGTGCCGCGATCGGGTGTGGGCTGATCGTCGATGGCCGGATCTACCGCGGCGGCTCCGGCGCCGCCGGCGACATCACCCACGTGCGGGTGTCGGCCGCGGACCATCGGGCGTGCAGCTGCGGCAACGTCGGCTGCTTGGAGACTATCGCCAGCGGCTCCGCCCTGGTGCGTGCGCTCCGAGAGGACGGTCTCGACGTCAACAGCACCGCTGAGGTGGTCGAAGCGACCCGCAACGCCGACCCGATCGCGACCACCCGCGTCCGCAACGCGGGACGCTCACTCGGGGAGACGCTCAGCCCAGTAGTCAATTTCGTCAACCCCGACGCGGTGTTCCTCGGTGGGCTGCTCTCAGTCGTCGAGCCCTTCGTCGCCGCCGTCCGAAGTCAACTCTACGAAGGCTGCCACCCACTGATTACCCGCGATCTGCACATCGGTCAGAGCCGAACCGGCCCGGACGCCGGGATCCGCGGTGTCGGCCGGGCCATCCTCGATCAGATCTTCGCACCCGCGTGA